The Pseudomonas nunensis genome includes the window GTATAACCCCAAATCACCGGAGAACGTCGGTTCGGTGATGCGCGCCGCTGGCTGTTATGGCGTGGCGTCGGTGTTCTACACCGGCAAGCGCTATGATCGCGCCGCCGACTTCGTCACCGACACCAAGCGTGTGCACTACGACATCCCGCTGATCGGCATCGACGACCTGAAAAAGATCCTGCCCCTGGGCTGCGTGCCGGTGGCCGTGGAACTGGTCGAAGGCGCGCGCTCGCTGCCGGAATACACCCACCCGGATCGCGCCCTCTATATCTTCGGCCCGGAAGACGGCTCGCTGGATAAAGAGATCCGCGACTGGTGCGAAGACGTGGTCTACATCCCGACCACCGGTTGCATGAACCTGGCGGCCACGGTCAACGTCGTGCTCTACGACCGCATGGCCAAAGGGCTGAACACCCGATCCGGTCCGAAATTCCGCTGAATCGCCGCACATCCGATGGAACAAGCGGCCCGCTTCGGCAGTCAGCTTTACTATCCTTCCCTGCCTGGAGATAGATCATGAGCGAACTCAAACGCGTAGAACGCATCGAATCCACCCCGTTCCAGACTCGTCACGAACAGAATGTCGAGGGCTGGGAGCGCATTGGTTCCCTGGCCGGCGGCGTGGTGATGATGGGCAAAGGCCTGCGTCGCGGCGGCGTGTTCGGTTTGATTCAAGTGGCGATCGGCGGCGTGGCCCTGGCCCGTGGCATTACCGGGCACAGCTCGGTGAAAAGCCTGCTGGAGAAAAGCCGTCAGGACATGAACACCGTGCGGGCGAAGATTCAGCGGGCGGGTGATGAGTTGAATCAGTTGAAGGCGGCTGCGGAAGCGGCGACCAAGACAGCGACCGTTACCGGGAATGATTCGTTGAAGTCGCCGAAAACCGGGGTTTGATCCGGATATTGCGGCGTGGCTTAGGGCCCCATCGCGAGCAAGCTCGCTCCCACATTTGAAATGCAACCCAATGTAGGAGCGAGGCTTGCCCGCGAAGGCGATCTCACTGAAGCAACTCGGTATCGAGGACTTTGGAGGGCTCGCCAATCACGCTTTCGGCGAGCTGGACAAACTCCTTGGTATCCACGCTTTCCAGATGCATCGCCCCGCGCTGAACATCATCCAGCGACCGCTTGTTGCGGGTCTTGATGCGAATCTCCTGATCGAGCTCCTGTAGCAACAACACTGCCCTGGCAATCTGCGCCGGGTTGACCTGCGAACCGCGCAGCGTCGTCACTTTCTGGCTGTCCTTGGCCAATTTCTTCTGCAAACTCTCATAGCGCTCATCGCTCATGCCGCCAGCACGCCGCACCAGTTCGATGGCGTAATACTCGGCCAGGCCTTCGCTGATCCATTCGCTATGTTGTTTGTCGTTGACCCGGCCAAACACCT containing:
- a CDS encoding YgaP family membrane protein — protein: MSELKRVERIESTPFQTRHEQNVEGWERIGSLAGGVVMMGKGLRRGGVFGLIQVAIGGVALARGITGHSSVKSLLEKSRQDMNTVRAKIQRAGDELNQLKAAAEAATKTATVTGNDSLKSPKTGV
- a CDS encoding RNA methyltransferase yields the protein MADKRYSCIGLYNPKSPENVGSVMRAAGCYGVASVFYTGKRYDRAADFVTDTKRVHYDIPLIGIDDLKKILPLGCVPVAVELVEGARSLPEYTHPDRALYIFGPEDGSLDKEIRDWCEDVVYIPTTGCMNLAATVNVVLYDRMAKGLNTRSGPKFR